TAAAAGGCCAAGCGCGCCGATCACCGCGCCGCACCCCAGCGAAAGAAAGAACGCGGTGCTGGCAAAACGGTTGGCATTCTGGGTGTCCTGCTGGCCGAGAAAGCGGCTGATGATGCTGCCCGCGCCCATGCCGATCATAAAGCCGAAGGCCTGCAGGATCGCCATCAGGCTGAACACCACGCCCACTGCGCCTGAGGCGCTGGTGGTACCGATCTGGCCCACAAAAAAGGTGTCGGCCAGGTTGTAGATCGAGCTGATCAGCATGCTGGCGATGGTGGGCGCCGACAGTGTGAGGATCAGCTTTGGGATCGGGGTTTCGATCATGCGCTTGAACTGTGTGTTTGACTGCTCCATTGGTGCTTGCCCCCCGCTGCGCGGCAGAAACGGCGGGCCATGCCCGCCGTTTCTGCCGTATTTTACATATATTTTACTTTATCATAGCACGAACTGCGCCCCGGCGCAAATCCCGCTGAGCGCGCGCGGCAAAAAACGCCGGGGGCGCAAAGCCGATCGCACCCCCGGCGCGCCCGGCCGGAAAAAAGTTTACAATTATTTAAAAGGGAGAACGGTTGTATTCGCAATTTAAAAGGAGTATACTTGGCACCGTGAGCCGACCGACCGGTCGGTCGGAAAAATATGGAAGGGCCGCCGCCGGCTGCGGCAGGGCGGCCCGCACAGGGGAGAAAGCCGTACTTATGTCGAAATATTGCGTGAAAAAGCCGTTCACCGTGTTGGTGGCGGTGGTGATGGTGATTGTGCTGGGCGTGATCAGCTTTATGAACATGACCACCGACCTTTTGCCCGCCATGGAGCTGCCCTATGTGGTGGTGGTGACCACCTACCCCGGCGCCAGCCCTGAAAAGGTGGAAACCGCAGTAACCGCCACCCTGGAAGCGGGCCTGGGCACCGTGAACGGGGTGAGCAGCGTGACCAGCACCTCCAGCGAAAATGTGAGCATGGTGGTGCTGGAATTTGAAAACGGAACGAATATGGACAGCGCCATGGTCAATCTTTCCACCGCGCTGGACCAGGTGAAGGGCTATTTGCCCGACACCGCCCAGAACCCCATGCTGCTGCAGCTCTCGCCGGATATGCTGCCGGTCATGATTGCCAGCGCCGACATGGAGGGCATGGACATTTACCAGCTCACCGAGTTTGCGAACGAAAACCTGATCCCCGCGTTTGAGCGGCAGGCGGGTGTGGCAAGCGTGAGCGGCACGGGCCTGGTGGAGCGCAGCGTGGAGATCCGCCTGGACGAGGAGAAGATCGAGGGCATCAACACCAAGGTGCTGGCCGGTGTGAACGACAAGCTGGCCGACGCCAAGGCCGAGCTGGACAAGGCGCAGAGGGAGCTTGCGGACGGCAAGGCCGAGCTGCAGAGCGGCAAGACGGAGCTGGAGGACAAACAGGCCGAAACCGCCGACAAGCTGGCCGACGCCAGCGCCCAGCTGGATTCCGCCATCGCCCAGGCGCAGGCCCTTGCCAGCCAGGAAACGGCGCTGAATGCCAGCAAGGCTGCGCTGGAGATGGAATTGAAAATGATGCAGGAAGCGGCAGGACAAAATGCTGTTTTGCTTCAATTGGCGAATGGAATTGTAATGGCTGCGACTACCGAAATCCCTGGTGTGCAGCCGCCACTAGTGCCAAAACCGGACAATCTGGATGATGCTGCATGGACTGCGGCAAAAAGTGACGCCCCCAAGTTTATCGAAGAATATATTTCAGATGAAGTATGGAGTATAGTGTGGGCTAGTGTGGCACAGGGGGCAGGGACTGCTTTACCTGATTCCATGAAACAAATGACACGCGCTAACTTCTTGACTACGCTTAATGCCCCCACCCGCGTTGCTGAGATTGAAACCGAGCTGGCGAACCTCTCCACCGAGCTGGCCGCCGCCAAAATGATGAAGGAAAAGGCCCAGGAGGGCATCGACAAAGCGCAGGCCGCCTACAAGGAGCTGGAGGCGGGCAAGATCAACGCCGCCGCGGGCTTTGGCAGCGGCGCGGCGCAGATGGCGGCCGCCGAGGCCAGCATTAAGCAGGGCGAAGAAACGCTTAAGAACGCGCGCGAACAGTTTGAGGACGCCCGCGAGGAGGCGCTGAAAAATGCCGACATGAGCCAGCTGCTCACCAAGGATATGGTGGCAAAGCTGGTGATGGCGCAGAACTTCGCCATGCCCGCCGGTTATCTGTACCAGGGCGAGGATCAGTATCTGCTGAAGGTGGGCGACGCGTTCGCCAGCCTGGAAGAGCTGGAAAACGCCATGCTGCTGCACATGGAGGCCGGCGGCGTGGGCGACGTGCGGCTTTCGGACGTTGCCACCGTGACCATGATCGACAACAGCGGCGAGAGCTATGCCCGGGTGAACGGCAACGTGGCGGTGGCCCTGAGCATCCAGAAAAGCTCCACCGCCTCCACCAGTGCGGTGTCCAAGGCGGCGAACGCCGCCATTGAGGAGCTGGAGGCAAAGTACCCCGGCCTGCGCATTACCCCGCTGATGGACCAGGGCGATTACATTAAAATGACCGTGAACACGGTGATCTCGAACCTTGCCTGGGGCGCGCTGCTGGCCATTCTGGTGTTGGCGCTGTTCCTGAAGGACCTGCGCCCCACCGGCGTGGTGGCGTTCAGCATCCCCATCAGCCTGATGTTCGCGGTGGTGCTGATGTATTTTTCCGGAGTTACCCTGAACATGATCAGCCTGTCCGGCCTGGCGCTGGGCGTAGGCATGCTGGTGGATAACTCGATTGTGGTCATGGAGAACATCTACCGCCTGCGGGGCGAGGGCATGCCCGCGGCCAAAGCGGCGGTGAAGGGCGCAAAGCAGGTGGCCGGGGCCATTGCGGCCTCCACCCTGACCACGGTGTGCGTGTTCCTGCCCATTGTGTTCACCAGCGGCATCACCCGCCAGTTGTTTGTGGACATGGGCCTGACCATTGCCTATTCGCTGGCCGCCAGCCTGATGGTGGCCCTGACGGTGGTGCCCGCGCTCAGCTCCACCTTGCTGCGCACGACCAGCGAGAAGGGGCACCCCTTGTTCGACAAGGTGCTTGTTCTCTATGAAAAGGCGCTGAGCTTCTGCCTGCGCTTCAAGGCGGTGCCCCTGGGCCTTGCCGTGGCGCTGCTGGGCGTGTGTGTGTGGCACACCGCCCAGATGGGTATGGAGTTCATGCCCAGCATGGGCGGCAACCAGGTAAGCGCCACCCTTAAGCTGCCGGAGGACACCCCCCGCGCCGACGCTTACGCCATGGCCGATGAGGCGATGAACCTGATGCTCACGGTGGACGGCGTGGAGACCGTGGGCGCCATGGAGGGCGGCGGCGGAATGATGAGCATGATGGGCGGAGGCGGCAGCAGCGGCAATAAGGTGGAGAGCGTGAGCTTTTACCTGCTGCTGAGCGAAAAGGCCGCGCAGAACAGCGCAGAGGCGGCAAAGCAGCTGGAAGCGCTTTCGGCCCGGCTGCCGGGCTGTGAGATCGAGGTGTCCACCTCCAACATGGATCTGTCGGCACTGGGGGGCAGCGGGCTGGAACTGATCGTGCGCGGCCGCGACCTGCAGACCCTGAACAGCATCACCCAGGATCTGATGGAGATGCTCTCCGGCGTGGAGGGACTGGAAAACCCCTCCAACGGGCAGGAAGAGGGTGCGCCCCAGCTGCGGGTGGTCATTGACAAGGACGCCGCCATGCGCTATGGCCTGACCGTGGCCCAGATCTACAGCGAGCTGTCGGGCGCGCTGACCACCGAGACCACCTCCACCACCCTTACGGTGGGCCAGAGCGACTACGAGGTGAACGTGGTAGACGAGCGCAACCCCGTGGACCGCGACAACCTGATGAATTATGAATTTGAAACCAGCGTGCAGAACGAGGACGGCGAAACCGTGACCGAGACCCACATCCTGGCCGACTTTGCCAGCCTGAAGAGCGATTTGAGCGTGGCCTCGGTGAGCCGCGAAAACCAGCAGCGCTACATGACCGTGACCGCGGCCACCGCCGAGGGCTATAACACCACCCTGATCGGCCGCCAGGTGGAAAAGCTGCTGGCCGATTATGAGGTGCCGGACGGCTACACCGTGGAGATCGGCGGCGAAACCCAGACCATTGCCGACGCCATGGGCGATCTGGTGCTCATGATCCTGCTGGCCGTGGTGTTTATCTACCTGATCATGGTGGCCCAGTTCCAAAGCCTGCTGTCGCCCTTTATCGTGATGTTCACCCTGCCCCTGGCCTTTACCGGCGGCCTGCTTGCGCTGTGGCTGGCGGGGCAGCCGCTCTCGGTGATTTCCATGCTGGGCTTTTTGATCCTGGCGGGCATTGTGGTGAACAACGGCATCGTGTTTGTGGATTATACCAACCAGCTGCGGCTGGCGGGCATGGAAAAGAGGGCGGCGCTGCTGCTTACGGGCAAGGCCCGCATCCGGCCTATCCTGATGACCGCCCTCACCACCATTCTGGCCATGAGCACGATGGTTTTCTCCAAGGGCATGGGGGCCGAGATGGCGCAGCCTATGGCGCTGGTAACCATCGGCGGCCTTGCCTATGCCACGCTGCTCACCCTGTTCGTGGTGCCGGTGCTGTATGACCTGCTGTTCCGCCGCCAGCTGGAAAACGTGGATGTGGGGGAGGACGACTGATGTATACCGAAAAACAGCAAAAAATATTCGGCGCCGTGCTGGACCTGGCAAAGCAGGGGGAGAACCTGTACACCGTTAAGGTGCAGGACATCGCCACTGCGGCCGGGGTGGGCAAGGGCACCCTGTACGAATATTTTGATTCTAAGGAAGAAATTCTGGTGCACACCATGCTCTGGTGCCTGGAAAACGAGTTGGACGCCCTAAAGGCTTCCATCGCGCCCGGCGGCAGCTTTGAGGAGGATCTGACGGAGCTGCAGCAGTGCGTGGCCGAATGCATGCGCCAGCGGGGCAGCATCTACCGGCTCATCATGAGCGGTTTTTCGTTCAGCGAGCTGCCGGGCCTTGCCGAAACCTATAAAGCAGAGGTGGGGCAGCGGCTGGCCGAGGGCAGGGCCGTTAAGGCTGCGCTGATCGCCAAAGGCAGGGCGGAGGGATGTATTTCGCCTGGCTGTTCGGACGATTACTGCCACTATGTGATCGATACAGCCCTTTGCAGCATGGCCTCGCCCCTGGGCACCTGCACCTGTGCCCAGGGCGACCGTTACAGCCTGACCATGGTGCGCAAGGCCCTGGCCTGAAAAACGTTAAAAACGAGGGGGCGGCCCTTGAACAGCCCCAGTAAAAACGGACAATAGACAAACGGCCCCCTGATGTAGGAAAATAAGACTACATGAGGGGGCAATTTTATGAAAAAACGGAAGTACACAAAAGTGGAAACAATGGAAGCGGAAATTATGGAGATGCGGGGGGCGGGAAAGACACGGCGCGAGATAGGCGAGCGGTTAGGGTTAACACTCAAACAGGTTGAAACATGGATTACACGGTATAACCGAAAACAGGCAAAGCTGGCGGCGGGAATCATACCTCGTCCTAAGGGAAGGCCGAGGAGTGATGCCACACCAAGAAATGTGGAGGCAGAGCAGGCCTACGAGATCAACCGTCTGCGGATGGAAAACAAGCTACTGCGGGATTTTCTGCAATTGACAGGGAGGAAGTGAGAGTAAGGGTAAAGTATCATATAATTTATCGCCACAGAAAGGAATATCCAGTATTCGTTATGTGTCAGTTCTTTTCTGTGTCCAGAAGTGGCTATTACGATTTTGTTCATCGTCTTGACAGCACAGAAAAGGATGCTGAGCTTGCCGAGATGATCGCCAAGCAGCGTGAGCAATGTTTCCGAACCTATGGCTATCGCAGGATGTGGTTATGGCTGGAAAGGCAAAACATTCATCGTAATCCCAAGACAGTCTTGAGAATCATGAAGAAGTATGATCTGCTGTCTGAAATTCGCCGGCGCAGAAAGTGGGTTCAGATGGGCCAGCAGGTTCACAAATATGAAAATCTGCTCAATCGGGAGTTTCGCGCAGAACATCCCAAGCAGAAATGGGTGACGGATATCTCTTATATTTTTACAAAACAAGGGGTGCTCTATCTGTCTATGATCCGCGATCTCTATGACAACAGTATTGTGGCATACAAGACTGGCACCCAGCAGACGGTAAACCTTGTCTTAGATACAATTCACCTTGCTATGAAGCGAAAAAGAGCCGCTGCAGAGTTACAGCTCCACAGCGACCAGGGATTTCAGTACACCTCGCAAGCATACTTCAACCTGACTCAAGAATACGGCATAACGCCCTCTATGTCAAGGCGTGGAAACTGCTACGACAATGCTATGGCGGAGAACTTCTTTTCTATCCTCAAGGTGGAGTGTATCTACCGCTATAAACCAAATACATTCGCCGAAGCCAATGATATGATTGATCGTTTTATCTATTTCTACAATCACGAGCGCATCCAGACAAAGACCGGAGAGGCGCCGCTTGCGCGCCGCCTCTCCTCTTAAAATTTCGTTTTCCTACTTAGGGCCCCGCTTTTTTGTGCTGTCTGCATAATCTGGGGCTGTTCACCTTGACAGGGGCCGCCCCCTCGTTTACAATAGGATACATCCAATAAAAGGGAGTAGTTCGCGCCCCGTTCCGGCAGGAACGCGGCGTTGTGCGGTCCGTCATCCCGTCACGGGGCTGCCAGCCCCGGTACCGGGCCGCGCACGGGTGCCTTGGCCTTTCGGAACGAGACTTTTGTTGTGCTTTTGGGCACAATAAAAGTCTCGTTTTTTGTGCCTGCGCCGCAAAATAAGGGAGGAATGGATCGAATGATCTGGAATTGTGTGGTACTTTTGTTCGGCTTTGCGCTGCTGCTCAAGGGGGCGGACGCATTTGTGGACGGCTCCTCCGGCATCGCCCGCCTTTTGCGGGTGCCCGGGGTGGTGATCGGCCTCACCATCGTGGCCATCGGCACCAGCCTGCCCGAGGCGTCGGTGTCCATCACCGCGGGGCTTGTGGGGGCAAACGGCCTTTCCCTGGGAAATGTGATCGGCTCGAACATCTTCAATCTTATGGTGGTGGCCTGCCTGTGTGCGCTTATCATGACCTTTTCGCTGGAAAAGCAGCTGCTCACCCGGGATTTCCCGGTGTGCGTGGGGGCCAGCGCCCTGCTCGTGGTGTTTTTGCTCGACGGTGTGCTGGCCCGCTGGGAGGGGCTTGTGCTGCTGGCGGGGCTGATCGCCTACATGGTGTGGACGGTGGCGGCTACCCTGAAAAACCGCGCCGGCACCGAGCCCTGCACGGAGACCATCTCCCCGGTCAAATGCGTGGTGTTTATTGTGCTGGGGGCCGCGGCCATTATTTGGGGGGGCGACCTGGTGGTGAACAGCGCCAGTGCCATTGCCCGCACGCTGGGCCTCACCGAAACGCTCATCGGCCTCACCATCGTGGCGGTGGGCACCAGCCTGCCCGAGCTGGCTACCAGCATTGTGGCGGCAAAAAAAGGCGAGAGCGGCCTTGCGCTGGGCAACGCCATCGGCTCCAGCACCTTCAACATCCTGTTCATTTTGGGCGCGTCCAGCGCGCTGAACCCCATCGAGGCGCCCGCGGGCATTTTGGTGGATGCCCTGATTCTTCTGGCGCTCACAGGCGCGCTTTTTGTGTGGTGCCGCATTAAAGGCCGCATGACAAAGCCCATGGGGGCGGCAGGGCTGGCGGCCTATCTCGCTTATATGGTATACCTGATCGTAAACGCATAAGCGGCGCCCCGGCATGGTTTCAAACTTCCCCGGCCAAGGCCAGAAAGGCCTCCATGGCCGGGGTTTTCCATTTTGCGGCGTGGCGGAACAGGCGGCTGGGTACCACCGCCGCAAACCCCTCCACCTGCAGCGGCACAAGCTCGCCCCGGGCCTGGGGCCCCTCCAGCAAAAAGCCGGGCAGCAGGGCCACGCCCAGCCCGCTCAGAGCAAACTTCAAAATGGCGGTGGTGCTGTCGGTTTCCAAAAAAATATGGGGCTGCAGGCCCTGGCGCGCGCAAAAATTTTCAAACACGGCCCGGTAGGGGCAGCCCTGTTCAGTAAAAAGAAAGGGCATGCCCGAAAGCCTGGCGGGCGGCACGGGGCCGGGGCTGGCCCAGGGGCTGCCCGGCGCCGCGGCAAGCTGCAGCGGGTGGGCCCCGGAGCAGCTTTGGGCCCAGCTGCCGGGGACCGGCCCCTCGCCCAAAAGCCATACAAGGTCCAGCCCGCCCGCGTTCAGCTGGCGGGCAAGCTGGTTCCAGCCGCCGGTCTGCACCTCCAGGTCCACCTGGGGATACCGCTCATGATAGCGGCGCAGCAGCTGCGGCAGCGGCCCGCCGCACAGCGAGGTAAAGACCCCCAGCCGCAGCTTGCCCCGGGGCGGCCCGGGCTGCTGAACGGCAAGCTTTGCGTTTTCCGCCCCCCGCACCAGGGCGCGGGCGTGTTCCAGCAGAATTTCGCCGGCCGGGGTAAGGGCAATGCGCTTGCCCAGCCGGTCGAACAGGGGAAGGCCGAGCTCTTGTTCCAGCAGCTGGATTTGGGTGGTCACGGTGGACTGGGTATACCCAAGCTCTGCCGCAGCGCGGGAAAAGCTGTGCAGGTCGGCCACCCGGATAAAGGTGTTCAGGTTGCGGAGCTCCATCTTGCAGCCTCTTTCTTGTATCGAAATAATTGAATGTTATTATATTATAATTCAATTTTACAAATTTTAAAAGAGGAAGTATACTGAAACCAGGATCAAATTCAGGAGGTACTTTGTATGAACGTGACCGTGATCGGCAGCCATCTTTGCCCCGATACCCTTTATGCGCTGTGCGAGCTGCGCAGAGCGAACGCGACCATTGAGTTCAAAAATCTGTCCGCCTCGCTGGCAGACCTGAAGGCCTATTTGGCCCTGCGCGAGAGCGAGCCCCTGTACGACGCTGTGCGCCAGGGGGGCGGCATCGGCATTCCCTGCTTTGTGCTGGAAAACGGGGAAAAAACGCTGGATCTGGGCAAGGTGCTGGCCGGCTGCTGAGCGGCCGGCAAAACCCGCGCAGGCCCGGAACACCATTTAAAAGGGAGAAGGGGCCCCGGCCGTTTTTGGCCGGGGCCCCTTCTCCCTTTTTCGCCCTGGTGGGGCGGAGGTGCTGAAAAAACCACAGAGATGCAAAACCGTGCGGCCCTGGCGGTGCTGCGGGCGATCTGGGCCCGCTACAGCTCCACCTGCACCGGCTGGTCCAGCGCCATGCTTTTGGGCGTGACGCGGCAATCGTATGCCAGCAGCTGCACCCCCGCTGCCACGGCCCGGCGAAGCGCCTGGCCGAACGCGGGGTGGGTGGCCCAGTTGGGGCCAAAGGTGTGGGGGCCTTTCATCTGGATCACGATGAGCACACAGCAGCGCCAGCCCTGGCCGGCCAGGGCGGCGAGCTCGTTCACGTGCTTCAGGCCGCGCAGGGTTGGCGCGTCGGGGAAGCGGGCGTACCCCTCCGTTTCCAGGGTGCAGCCCTTTACCTCCACCAGCATTTTTTGCCCTGCCTGTTCCGCGTAAAAATCAAAGCGGGAATCCCCCAGCTTATACTCGGCCCGAAGCGCGCCCAGCGGGCCAAGGCCGCCCGCGGCCAGCCACTCCTTTGCGGCGGCATTGGGGGCGGCGGAATCCATGTTCACCAGCAGGGAACCCTTTTCCACCGCCACCAGGTCACAGGGGGTCTTGCGGGCCGGGTTTTCGCTGCGCTCCAGATATACCCGCGCGCCGGGCACCAAAAGCTCGGCGCAGCGACCGGTGTTTTTTACATGCACGGCGAACGGTTCGCCTTTGCCGCGCACCGTTGCCACAAAGCGGTTGGGGCGCGCCAGAAATGTGGCCGGCTCGATGTGGGAATACTGCATTTTTGCGTCCTTTCAGGGGTCGAAAAGACCCGGAAATTGGCTTTTTCAGCGGTTTTGCTTGACGTATTCTACAGGAATGCTATAATTTTACCAAAGCATACCGAAACCGGCCGCACCGGCCGGCGCACCGGCGTATGCGGAGGGTTTTGCACACTGAAAAGGAGAGGTAAAAACAATGAAAAAGAGCAGCGAGCAAACTGTGATCAGTGCAGATAAATATTACACCATCACCGCCGCAAATGGCAAGGTGGTAGAGGTGGCCGATTTCAACCCCGAGAACGGCGCTGCCATCCAGCTGTGGGACTATGCGGGTGAGGACTGGCAGCAGTGGAGCTTTGTGCGCGCGGGCGACGGGGTGTACCGCATCTGCAACAAGTTCACCGGCAAGATGCTGGACCTGATCGCCGGCGGCGTGGTGGACGGCACCTGGGTGCACCAGTGGGAGGGCGCCAGCGGTTCCAGCCAGCTGTGGGTGCTGGAATCCACCGGCGACGGCCGCGTGAAAATCCGCTCGAACCTTTCGGGCAAATGCCTGGACGTGGTGGGCATGAACCAGGAGAACGGCGCGCGCCTGCAGATCTGGCAGGACGTGAACGGCGAGAACCAGATCTGGCTGGTGCAGGAGGCAAAGGCTGTGAAGAAAGCCGCCCGCGCCAAAAAAGCCGAAGCCGCGCCGAAAGCCGCCGCCAAAAAGGCTGCTGAGCCCGCAAAAGCCGAAGCAAAGCCTGCTGCCAAAAAGCCGGGCCGCAAGCCCGCCGCCAAGAAGGCCGCGCCCAAAGCCGAGCTGGTAAAGCCCGCCGAGACCACCAAGGCGCTGGCCGAGCAGCCCAAGACCACCAAGGCGCTGACTGAAAAGAAAGCCGCCCCCGCCAAGAAGGCCGCGCCTGCTAAAAAGGCGGAAACCGCCAAGAAAGCGGAGCCTGCCAAAAAAGCTGCGCCCGCCAAGAAGACCGACAAAGAATAACAAAAGCGGGGCCGGCCCGTTGCCGCCGGACCTTCTTTGGATAAAATTACGAACGGCCGCCATTCCTTTGAGGAATGGCGGCCGTTCTTCTGTTCCGCCCGCTTGACCGCGC
This window of the Oscillospiraceae bacterium genome carries:
- the insK_2 gene encoding putative transposase InsK for insertion sequence element IS150; translated protein: MRVRVKYHIIYRHRKEYPVFVMCQFFSVSRSGYYDFVHRLDSTEKDAELAEMIAKQREQCFRTYGYRRMWLWLERQNIHRNPKTVLRIMKKYDLLSEIRRRRKWVQMGQQVHKYENLLNREFRAEHPKQKWVTDISYIFTKQGVLYLSMIRDLYDNSIVAYKTGTQQTVNLVLDTIHLAMKRKRAAAELQLHSDQGFQYTSQAYFNLTQEYGITPSMSRRGNCYDNAMAENFFSILKVECIYRYKPNTFAEANDMIDRFIYFYNHERIQTKTGEAPLARRLSS
- the yrbG gene encoding sodium:calcium antiporter, with the translated sequence MIWNCVVLLFGFALLLKGADAFVDGSSGIARLLRVPGVVIGLTIVAIGTSLPEASVSITAGLVGANGLSLGNVIGSNIFNLMVVACLCALIMTFSLEKQLLTRDFPVCVGASALLVVFLLDGVLARWEGLVLLAGLIAYMVWTVAATLKNRAGTEPCTETISPVKCVVFIVLGAAAIIWGGDLVVNSASAIARTLGLTETLIGLTIVAVGTSLPELATSIVAAKKGESGLALGNAIGSSTFNILFILGASSALNPIEAPAGILVDALILLALTGALFVWCRIKGRMTKPMGAAGLAAYLAYMVYLIVNA
- a CDS encoding LysR family transcriptional regulator, producing the protein MELRNLNTFIRVADLHSFSRAAAELGYTQSTVTTQIQLLEQELGLPLFDRLGKRIALTPAGEILLEHARALVRGAENAKLAVQQPGPPRGKLRLGVFTSLCGGPLPQLLRRYHERYPQVDLEVQTGGWNQLARQLNAGGLDLVWLLGEGPVPGSWAQSCSGAHPLQLAAAPGSPWASPGPVPPARLSGMPFLFTEQGCPYRAVFENFCARQGLQPHIFLETDSTTAILKFALSGLGVALLPGFLLEGPQARGELVPLQVEGFAAVVPSRLFRHAAKWKTPAMEAFLALAGEV
- a CDS encoding glutaredoxin; amino-acid sequence: MNVTVIGSHLCPDTLYALCELRRANATIEFKNLSASLADLKAYLALRESEPLYDAVRQGGGIGIPCFVLENGEKTLDLGKVLAGC
- a CDS encoding sugar fermentation stimulation protein SfsA, which encodes MQYSHIEPATFLARPNRFVATVRGKGEPFAVHVKNTGRCAELLVPGARVYLERSENPARKTPCDLVAVEKGSLLVNMDSAAPNAAAKEWLAAGGLGPLGALRAEYKLGDSRFDFYAEQAGQKMLVEVKGCTLETEGYARFPDAPTLRGLKHVNELAALAGQGWRCCVLIVIQMKGPHTFGPNWATHPAFGQALRRAVAAGVQLLAYDCRVTPKSMALDQPVQVEL